The window CATTGGTTTTAACTTCCTGGTTATTGTAAATCCATGAGAATCGTCCGGATGGAATGAGATGTGTATCGTAACTATACAACAAACGAGGATCGTTAAGGCTGTCGAGTTTTGCCTGAAAAGCAGGAGAAGGTTTTACGTAAACGGAATTTATTTCAAAGGGGTAAACAAAGAAGCGTTGTGTTTTTGAACCTCTCCATTGATAACCCATGGAAAAATTCAGGATGGAACGGACGTAATCGGGACGGTTTTGGTAATTGAATCCGATGTTGAGATTCGTACGCGGATTGAAATAACGGGAGGTTCCTTTTGTGATAAAATTCGGCAGAAGAAATTTCTTGAAAGCAAGGTTGATCTGTGGCCCGAACTCATACGTATTGAAAGCAAAGATTTTTTTGTTCTGTGTAGGTTCGTTGAAATTCGGAAGTGCTTCGATCGCGCCTTTGATTTTTACATCAAGGACTTCAGCGTTGTGAAACAGGTTCTTGTTACGATAACCGATACTTCCTGCAATTCCCAGGTTACCACCGGTATTTGTTGCTTCCGCTTCCAGGGTGATGTCCCGCTGATCCATGGGAGTTAGCTGGATATTCACATCCAGTCGGTACGGTTCGTTTTCATTTTCACGCACAACTTCAGAAAACTGAATGTTGATGAATTTGAAAATGTTCAGATCCTGCAGACGTGTATAGGAATAATCCACGCTTGGCTGGAGATAGAGATCACCGGTTTCGAAAAAAATGGTACCCAGTAACTGGTCGTTGTGGAGGATCCGTGAAGAATCTATAGAAAGAATATAATAGCCGTGATATAAGGTTGTATCGGAAGGAATGGAATGGGATGGATCTTTTGGATTAAAATCTGTCTGGATGTAAATATTCCGTAGAGTATAGCTGTGATGATTTTCGATCAGGTGGTTACCAATCAATTCAGGATCGATATTTTCATTTACGCGGTTGATATAAAAATAAATATCTGTCTGATGATTGTTTAGAGAACTATCGACCTGGATGGTGATGTAATTTTTATTGAAGAAATAATATCCCAGATCTTTGATCGCGGTGGAGATCCTGTCTCTTTCTTTATCGATTTGATCTTCATCATAACGCTCGTTGCTGACGATGAGAGAGTTTTTTGTGAGTGAAGGAAGCAGACTGTGGAGGACAGGATCTTTTGTAGAATAATCCACATTGCGGATAAAATAAGCCCTGCCATATTTTATAGAATAATTGACTTTGGCTGTTTTGTGCTTGTAGATTACAGAATCTTTCACAGATGAATTAAAAAATCCCTGTTTGTGAACAAGAAGGTTCAATTGATTCCGTGAACGTTCGACCAGTGACGTATCAAGAATAGCGGGTTCCTCACCGATACTTTTGAGCCAGTTTTTGAATTTTGTTGGGCGGCCATGATTTCCGAGGTTATAAACGCCAAGGTGGAAACGAAAGAGTCCGAGGATTTTTCTGTTTGGCTTCTGTTTGATAAGTGTCGCGAGACGTTCTTTTTCAATCAGTCCTGTATCCGCTAGAATCACATTTTTGGTCAGCAAATACTGTCCTTCCGGAAGTTTACGAGCCGGATTGCAACCGTAGAACAGGAGCAATGAAAAAAAGATATAAAGGGCGTTCTTTTTGGAGAGCACTAGACCGGATTCTGGATGCGATTCCTGCAAAATTAATATAATTAGCCATGGTTCAGTTTATTCTTTGGATGTCTCACAAACAAGGTTTGTTAATAATTCAGACACTTTCCATTACTTAAGTTTCATGGGATGAGAGCGTTGTAAAACGCGATTGAGGCGATCCATTGGAATATAACAAGATTGAAATGAGATTCCCTTGATTCTGCCTGGCCTCGAAAGCAATAATTAATCGATCCGAGTGCCGGATTATGTGATTTTTAATTTTCTTTGCGGACCGTTTTAGTAGAATTTAGAATTTAGTTTTTAGGTATTAGGGGCATTAGCTCAGCTGGCTAGAGCGCTTGCATGGCATGCAAGAGGTCATCGGTTCGACTCCGATATGCTCCACAAGAGAGGTCCATCTGGGCCTCTTTTTTTTTGCCTGAATTAGACTATCGTTTTTGTAAAGTCTGGAGTCGGGTGTAATGGTTCAATTCAAAATCAGCAATCAGCAATCCTCAATCGGAGTTTTGGTTCAATTCAAAATCAGCAATCCTCAATCCTCAATCCTCAATCCTCAATCCTCAATCTACAATCCTCAATCAGCAATCTACAATCAGCAATCCACAATCAGCAATCCACAATCCACAATCCACAATCAAAAATCCCTGCTTTTTCTTATACTTGCATCCCCTTTCAATTCAACGAATTCTATTGTCTCAAAACAAAGCAAAATGAAAAAAGCGATCTGGTTCCTGGCAATCGGTGTGATGCTGGTTGCATGCAAAAACGAATCTGCCGAACACCAACAGCAAGTACAAAAGTATCTGGATGATTACAATGCTAAATACAAAAGCTTGTATTCAGCATCCAGTGAAGGGCAATGGTCAGTAAACACTCACATCGTTGAAGGGGATACCATGAATGCCTATACATCCAGAATCGCGGATGAGGCGATCGCGAAGTTTACAGGGAGCAAAGAAAATATCGACAGGGCAACGGAGTACATGAAATGGGAAAAGGATCTCACTCCTTTGCAGGTGAAACAGCTTAGAAAAGTATTGTATCTGGCAGCCGGGAATCCGGAGAGCGCAGAGGAGACGGTGAAAGAACTTATCAAAGCCGGTACCGCTCAAACGGAGCATTTGTACGGTTATAAATTTTTGATTGATCAGAAGGAAGTTACTCCGAATGATATTGATTCGATTCTCGCGGAGGTGAAAGACACTACTGCAAGAAGAAAAGCATGGGAATCCAGTAAAGCTATTGGCGCGACTTTGAAGCCGGGACTGATGAACCTTCGGGACTTGCGCAACAAAGTCGTTCAGGGTTTGGGTTATCCTGATTATTTCACTTATCAGGTTTCCGACTATGGCATGAAGACGGATGAGATGATGGACATGCTTCGCAAATTCAATAAGGAGCTGAATCCGCTTTACCGTGAATTGCATACATATCTTCGCTATGAACTCGCTAAGAAATATGGTGTCAAAGATGTTCCGGATTATATTCCCGCGCATTGGTTGAGCAATCGCTGGGGACAGGATTGGAGCGAGATGGTTACCGTTGAAGGCCTGAATCTCGACAGCGCTTTAAAATTGAAGGATGCCGAATGGGTCGCCAAACAAGGAGAGAAGTTTTATGTATCGCTTGGATTTCCGGAGTTGCCAAAATCATTCTGGGAAAAATCAAGTTTGTATCCCGTAGCAAAAGATGCAGGGTATAAAAAGAACACTCATGCTTCCGCATGGCACATGGATCTCGATCAGGATGTGCGTTCCCTGATGAGTATTGTTCCAAACGCGCAATGGTATGAAACCGTTCATCACGAATACGGACACATTTATTATTACCTCTCTTACAGCAATCCTGAAGTTCCTTATCTCCTGCGAGAAGGTGCGAACCGTGCCTATCATGAAGCGTTGGGAAGTATGATGGGACTTGCGGCGATGCAAAAACCTTTCGCAGCCGGACTTGGTTTGGTAGATCCGAACGCGAAAATGGATGAAACAAAACAACTGCTTAAAGATGCTTTGAACTACGTCGTTTTCATCCCCTGGAGCGCGGGAACCATGAGTACATTTGAATATGAAATGTATGCGAAAAATCTTTCACCGGATCAATGGAACAAGCGCTGGTGGGAAATCGTGAAAGAGTACCAGGGAATTGTTCCGCCAACTGAACGGGGAGAAGACTATTGTGACGCGGCGACCAAGACACACATCAATGATGACCCTGCACAATACTATGATTATGCATTGTCATTTATTCTTTTGTTCCAGGTACATGATTACATTTCAAAGAACATCCTGAAACAGGATCCGCATGAAACAAATTATTTTGGCAATAAAGAGGTTGGTAAATTTATCGGTGATATCATGAAACCGGGCAGCAGTGCCGACTGGAAAAAACTTTTGAAGGACAAAACCGGTGAGGATCTGAGTGCACGCGCGATGCTGGATTATTTCTCTCCGCTGATGGACTGGCTGAAAAAAGAAAATGCCGGCAGAAAGTACACCATGCCTGAAATGAAATAATGGTTCATCCATTAATCTGCTTGATCAACTTTAAATGAGAATTGCAATGAAATTCACAGGACTAATTCTATTTGCATTCTGTTTGTTTTTGTTTTCCTGTACCTTAGAAGTCGGTAAGGAAACAAATACACAAACAGCTGATACCGTTGCCGCGAAAGAATCTGTTAGCAACGATCAAAATAACAATGTTAACAATCCGGCAACTACTCCGGTCTCATCCGCAGTGATCGATAGTTTTGAAGTGAGAACGTTCATGAATCAGGGTGCTCCCGGTGGTTATGGTTATGATGTTTTAATGGGAGGGAAGATCTATATCCATCAGCCACATATTCCTGCTGTCGCAGGAAACAATGGATTTCCCAGTGCGGAATCCGCTTTGAAGACAGGAACATTTATTGTCACCAAAATCCGGAAAAATATCATGCCGCCAAGTGTTACAAAGGACGAGCTGGATAGCCTTGGTGTGTTGTGAGAAATGAATAATCTATTTCATCCATTTCTTCCACCAGTACTGAAAAACAAGAAGTGCCCAGATTTTTGCATGGGCGTCACCCGGATTGAGACTGAAAAGTTTTGTTTTTAGATTTTCTATTTCAGTATAATTAAACAATGCCTGCTCTTCAATGAAAGACTGTGAGAGCAGATCATCTTCAATGAGCGATTTTAATTCGTTGCGGAACCATTTCAGCAATGGAACTTCAAACCCTTTTTTCTTGCGTGTATAGAGTTCAGGCGGAAGATCATTTCTGAATGCATCACGAATAATTTTCTTTCTCCCGTTAGCATCAATTTTTGAAGTAATGGGAAGCGTGAAAGCGAAATCCACAACGGTATAATCCAGGAAAGGCACACGAACTTCCAGGGAATTGGCCATAGACATCATGTCCACTTTTGTTAGCATGTCATTTACCAACACAAGGTGCATATCAGTATAAAGTACATCCTGGATATCGGAAGTTTTTCCGATGTATTTCAGAATTTCCTTTTTTCGTGATTTGTATTCATTGGAGAGTGTTCCTGATCGCATGAGATTACTGACTTCTTCTTCGTTTTCAAATGCGGCCCATCTCCAGTAGCGTTCTGCTGTACTAAGGTTTAAGCCTTCCGCCATGCGGTTGGCGCGTCGAAAGAGGTCAGTACTTTTTGAATTTCTGGATTGAGGCAGAAGTTTCAGCAAAGAAGAAGTACTGCGGAGGAGTGTATTGGTTAATCCGCCTGCTCTTGCCCTGCGTTCCGCTTCGTGTTTGTTGTAGCCTCCGAATAATTCGTCCGCTCCATCACCGCTGAGAGCGACAGTAACATGCTTTCGCGTTTCTTTGCTGAGTATATAAACATTCAGCGCGGAGCTGTCGGCAAAGGGTTCATCGATATAATCGAGTGCATCGTAGAGATGCTGGAACAGATCGTCGTTGCTGAGTTTGAAAACGGTGTGATCTGTATTGCATTTTTTGGCGACAAGATTCGCGTATTCAGTTTCATCAAACATTGGTTCATCCCGGAAACCGATGGAGAAAGTGCGAAGATGATTTGTGTGTTTCGCAGCCAGGGAAACGATGATAGAGGAGTCAATCCCTCCACTGAGAAAAGCGCCAAGCGGAACATCCGAAATCATCCGGCGCTTCACGGATTCGTCCATCAGCTGACGCAGGCGTTGTTCCTGTTGAGAATAACTCAAAGATGCAGAAATTGCAAGTGTTGATTCATCCGGAAACGGAATTTTGTAGTAGCACTGTTGTCTGGTTTTTTCAGGATGCCGGATGTTGAGGTGAATGAAATGTCCGGGTTCCAGTTTGTAGACACCTTTGAAAATGGAAGCCGGACCGGCGATATAATTCAGCTGAAAATAAATCAGCATGGAAGCCTCATCAAGTTCTTTTGGAATCCCGAGCGACATGAGAGCTTTCATTTCACTGGCGAAAACGAACCTGTTTGCATCCCGGAAATAGAGGAGAGGTTTGATTCCCATCCTGTCTCGTGCGATGAAAACAGTTTCTTCCTCTTTATCATAGATGGCGAAAGCAAAAAATCCATTCACTCTTTCCAGACAGCGTTCACCTTCGAGGATGTAGAGGTGGAGCAATACTTCCGTATCACTTTCAGAACGCAATTGAATGCCTTTTGAAATCAGGAAATCGCGATGTTCTCTGAAGTTGAAAAACTCACCATTAAAAACAATTGTATAACGTCCGGTAAGATCTGACATAGGTTGCAAAGCCGCAGCCGAAGTGTCGATGATGGAGAGCCTGTTGTGTCCGAGTGCAACATTTTTATCTGTATAGACACCGTTGGAATCAGGTCCCCGTTTGGCTAAACAAGCCACCGCATCATGGATTTTCGGCAGGGAGGATTTCCCCTGCTCATTGAATGCGATTACTCCGCTAATGCCACACATAGTTTCAGATTTCAATGTAAAAATGTGAATTTCAAACCAAGTGCAGAAATTTTGAAGCCTTTATTTCTGTTTTTGTGGTTATTGTTATTTTTTCTAATATTGAATGCTGCGAAATTCAAACAATTTAATTGGCAAATCAGCTTTTCTGATTTTGCCCGAAAATCACACTCAAAACTCACACTCAAAACTGAACTAAAATGGGCTTCTTAAAAGAATTTAAAGAATTCATCAACAAAGGAAATGTTGTAGACTTAGCTGTCGGTGTTGTCATTGGTGGTGCTTTTGGAAAAATCGTATCATCACTTGTGGATGATATCGTTTCTCCAGTCATCGGATTGATCATTGGTCAAACCGATTTTGGCGCATGGAAACTAACAATGAAAGCCGGGTCCATGGGTGCTGATGGTAAGGAAATTCCACCTGTAACCATGAATGTAGGATCTTTTTTCGAAGCGATGATTGATTTCGTCATTATTGCTTTCGTTATTTTCATGATCGTAAAAGCCGTCAACAGAATGAAGCGCAAAGAAGCAGAAGCGCCTTCCGCACCGCCTGCACCGACGAAAGATCAGGTGTTATTGACGGAGATCAGGGATTTGTTGAAGAAGTAGACGGGGGTTAAAATGTGGTTAGGGAATTGATAGTGTGCTGGGTACTTGATATAGGTATTAAGTATAAAGTATAAAGTATAAGGTATTGCCTACGCGCTATACCTTATACCTTATACCTTATACCTAAAACTGCTCCAAATACTCTATCCTCTTTTCAATCGGAGGATGGGTTGAGAAGAGATTGTCCCATGAAGCACGGTGATGAGAGGGAGTAGGATTGTTGATGAAAAGCTGTGCTACATCACGGTTCTGAACGGCTTCAATGAAGGGGTCCACGGAAATTTTCTTGAGCGCGGATGCGAGGGCCTGAGGATTTTTTGTCATCTCCGCGGCTCCTGCATCAGCCATGTATTCACGACTCCGGGAAATTCCGAAACGCATGAGCATGGAGATAAAATAGGCCAATGCTGTTACCACAATAGCAACAAGGATGATAAGTCCGCCTCCTTTTTCGGATTTTCTTCCTGTGAATCGAATACTTCTGAGGGCCATTTCCGCCAGAAAAGAAAACACTCCTACGAAAATGATGGAGATGATCAGCATACGTGTATCACGGTTACGGATATGTGAGAGTTCGTGTGCAACGACACCTTCAAGTTCAGCATCCTCAAGCTTATTGATGAGGCCGCGGGAAAAAGTAACGGAATAAGAACTGTCGTTGATTCCACTTGCAAATGCATTGAGTGAATCATCATCGATGATATAAATAGCGGGCATTTTCATCCCGTTCGCGATGCACAGATTTTCGACGATGTTGTAAACTCTTTTGTTTTCGGTTCTTTCCAACGCTTTAGCACCGGTAGCCCATTGGATCAACGTTGTGTTGAGACCCCAGGCGATAAGAAACCAGATTCCAACACCAATCAGAATAAATGGCGCGACTTGCGTAAAGAAATTTATTTGAACTTCATTTTTTTGATCAATGAATAGAAAAATAGTCCAGAACATTGCCAGCAGCAGCACCGGAAAAAGGATCAGTAAAATAATAGAATTTCTGTTGTTCCGGATTTTCTGATTTTGAATACCGGTGTATTCTATCATGATGTAAAATTAATTTTTGGAGGCTCGTCGAGTTGTGTGCGTTTATCGGTGCCCAGATCGAACATCGTTTGTCTTGAAAACCCAAACTGTTTCGCGATCATATTGCCGGGGAAAGATTCAATTGCAGTATTGAGTTCTTTTGTCGCACCATTAAAGAATCTTCTGGTTGCTGCCAGTTTATTTTCAATATCGGCGATCTCTTCCTGTAACTGCATGAAATTCTGATTCGCTTTCAAATCAGGATAAGCTTCCACCTGAACTTTCAAACCCTGAAGAGCAGCGGTGAGCTGGTTATCCGCTTTTATCTTTTCATCAATGGAAGATGCACTCATTACTGCCGAACGGGCCTCTGTAATTTTTGTGAGCACATTCTTTTCATGAAAGGAATAACCTTTCACAGTTTCCACCAATTGCGGAATCAGATCGTTTCTTTGTTTCAACTGAACATCAATATCCGCAAATGCATTTTCACGGGTATTTCTGAGAAGAACAAGTTTGTTATAAACACTGATTACCCAGAATACTATCAGAAGGAGGATGACAACGATCGCGATAAGCATGGCGAAGGATTTTTAATTGTAGATTTTAGATTTTAGATTGAAGATTTCAACCTGCCGCTTGGGATCCGAAAGATTTAACCTTCAACCTCGAACTTTAAATATGAATCACTTCACCATAAGCATCGGCAACAGCCTCCATTACAGCTTCGCTCATGGTTGGATGCGGGTGAATGGATTTGATGATTTCGTGTCCGGTTGTTTCCAGCTTGCGTGCGACTACAACTTCAGCGATCAGTTCGGTGACATTAGCACCGATCATGTGGGCGCCGAGGAACTCTCCGTACTTCGCGTCAAAAATTACTTTTACAAATCCTTCTGAGTTTCCACCTGCTTTTGCTTTTCCGGAAGCGGTGAATGGGAATTTACCGACTTTGATTTCAAAACCAGCGTCACGCGCGGCTTTTTCAGTGTAGCCAACAGAAGAAATTTCCGGCTGACAATAGGTACAACCCGGAACGTTTTTGTAATCGATCGGATCCACGTGCATTCCTGCAATCTTTTCGATACAGGTGATCGCTTCGTGTGAAGCGACGTGGGCGAGGGCAGGAGTATTGATCACATCACCGAAGGCATAATAACCCGGCATGTTGGTTTGATACCATTCGTTGACAACGATTTTTCCTTTGTCGGTGATAATACCCACATCTTCAAGACCGAGATTTTCGATATTCGAAGTGATTCCCACTGCGGACAATACGACATCGCATTCCAGGATTTCTTCACCTTTTTTCGTTTTCACTTTTACCTTACAACCACTACCGCTTGTATCAACAGATTCAACAGTGGATTCGAGCATGATCTCGATACCGGATTTTTTAAAGGAACGGGCGAGTTGTTTGGATACATCTTCATCTTCAATCGGAACAACATTCGGCATGAATTCCACGATGGTAACTTTTGTTCCCAGTGAATGATAGAAATAAGCGAATTCTACTCCAATTGCTCCCGAACCGACAACCACCATTGATTTTGGTTGCTTGTCAAGCACCATGGCTTCACGGTATCCGATGATTTTTTTACCATCCTGTTTCAGATTCGGTAACTCACGGGAACGTGCACCTGTTGCGATCAGAATATGTTTAGCATCATATAAAGTTGACTTGCCATCCGCTCCGGTAACTTCAACTTTTTTACCTGCTTTAATTTTGGCAGTACCTGAAATAACATCAATTTTATTTTTTTTCATGAGGAACTGAACGCCCTTACTCATCGCGTCAGCTACACCACGTGAACGTTTCACGATAGCGGGAAAATCAGCTTCAACACCACTTGCTTTTACACCGTAATCCTGAGCATGCAAAAGATATTCAAAAACCTGCGCGCTTTTCAACAGAGCTTTCGTCGGAATACAGCCCCAATTCAGGCAAACACCGCCAAGTTCAGCTTTTTCAATCACTGCAGTTTTCATACCCAGTTGGGAAGCACGAATTGCCGCTACATAGCCACCCGGTCCGCTTCCAATCACGATTACATCGTAGTTCATCTTTTAAAATTTTTTAGGTCAGCGAAGATAAAGATAGTTTAGCAAATTTTGGGGTTAATTACATTGCATTCATGCACAGTAATTTGTTTGGAATTCCCTGAACAAATCGTGCAAATAAGAAAGCACTAGTTGTCTAATGATCAGATTTTCAGTTAAGTATAAATAATGACATTATTCTTTTCAATTTTAAAAGGAGGATCATTCACTGTTATTTTTTGAAAATTACTTTGCAATTAGAATACTGATTCCAGAGGGGATTTTCCGCTTTTTTTATTCCTGTTTGTAATTATTCTTTTAAAAATTTAAAAACAGATGAAATCATCGGATATTCGCAGTTCGTTTCGACGAAAGGATTTTCATACTAAATGTCTATGCGTTACAAAGTTTCAGCACCACATCCGGTCAATCATCTGATTGAAATTGAAATGACCGTTGATCGTCTCACTTCTTCCGAATTGACTCTTCAATTACCTTCCTGGAGACCCGGAAGATATGAACTGGGGAATTTTGCAAAAAATATTCAGCGCTGGAATGCATTTGATGAAAAAGGTTCGCCTTTGCCTTACCGGAAGAAAGGAAAAGATACATGGCAGGTAGATGTGAATGAAGCGAAATCCGTTGTCATCCGGTATAACTACCATGCTGCGCAACTGGATGCGGGTGCCTGCTGGCTGGATGAACAACAGTTGTACATGAATCCGGTGCATTGTATGTTGTTCGTTCCTGAAAGATTGCATGAATCCTGCGAAGTGTCCTTCGATTTGCCGATGTCCTACAAACTCGCCACATCGATGGAGAAAATTTCTGATCATGTGTTGAGAGCTCAGGATTATCACGAGTTGGTCGACAGTCCGGTAATTGCAAGCCCATCTTTACAACACAAAGCCTTCACCTCCGGAAGTACAATTTTTAATATCTGGTTTCAGGGCGATTGCAAACCTGACTGGAGCAGAGTTGTAGAAGATTTCAAGAAATTCTCCGAGGAACAAATTCGCACCATGGTCGATTTTCCTGTAAACGAATATCATTTCCTCGTGCAGGTTCTTCCTTTCCGGTATTATCATGGCGTGGAACATCTGAAATCTACTGTACTTGCTCTGGGTCCGGGTGCAAACCTCATGGATCCATCCTTGTATGTGGATTTTGTTGGTGTTGCTTCGCATGAATTATTTCATTCCTGGAACATCAAAACCATTCGCCCGGCGGAAATGCTTCCATATGATTACACAAAAGAAAATTATTCCCGACTTGGATTTGTTTATGAAGGTGTCACCACTTATTACGGTGATTTATTTCTTGAACGAGCGGGTGTGTATACTGTAAAACAGTTTTTCGCGGAGATCAATGCCCGTTTGCAAAAGCATTTTGACAATTATGGACGATTCAATCTGAGTGTCGCGGATTCATCTTTTGATACGTGGCTCGATGGTTATGGTCCCGGTATTCCTAACAGGAAAACTTCTATTTACGACGAAGGATGCCTTGTAGCCATGATGACAGATTTGATTATTCGCAGTAAATCCAAGGGGCAAGAATCACTCGATGAAGTAATGCGCACCTTGTATCGTGATTTTGGAAAAAGAAAAATCGGTTATACCGAACACGATTATCTTTCCATCATCGAAAAACTGGCGGGTGAATCCATGGCGGACTTTTTTATTGATTATATCTACGGCACTGAAAATTATGAGCCTCTGCTGAGTGAATTGCTGGGACTTGCAGGTTGTTTGCTTTCAAAAAAACCTTCCTCTGTCGAATCGGAACGTTATTTTGGTTTCAAAATAAACCAATCGGAAGGCAAAACTTTTGTGAAGCAGTTAGCTCCCGGCTCTCCGGCCGATCTTGCAGGTCTTGGTAAGGAGGAGGAAATTATCAGTGTGAATGAAATGAAAGTCACAGATAATCTTCAGGAACTTTTACGCATGTTTAGCGGAGAGAAAATTATTCTCACCACGTATACTCCTGTTCAGAAAATGAAAGACATTAGTATCAGTGCCGGTAAAGAGGAGTATTTTTCTCAGTACAGTATTCTGCAAAAGGAAAAAGCAAGCCCTGACGAACAACGCCTGTTCAAAGCCTGGCTGAAGCATGATTTTTACCCTGTTGGATAAAAATCA of the Bacteroidota bacterium genome contains:
- a CDS encoding BamA/TamA family outer membrane protein, yielding MLSKKNALYIFFSLLLFYGCNPARKLPEGQYLLTKNVILADTGLIEKERLATLIKQKPNRKILGLFRFHLGVYNLGNHGRPTKFKNWLKSIGEEPAILDTSLVERSRNQLNLLVHKQGFFNSSVKDSVIYKHKTAKVNYSIKYGRAYFIRNVDYSTKDPVLHSLLPSLTKNSLIVSNERYDEDQIDKERDRISTAIKDLGYYFFNKNYITIQVDSSLNNHQTDIYFYINRVNENIDPELIGNHLIENHHSYTLRNIYIQTDFNPKDPSHSIPSDTTLYHGYYILSIDSSRILHNDQLLGTIFFETGDLYLQPSVDYSYTRLQDLNIFKFINIQFSEVVRENENEPYRLDVNIQLTPMDQRDITLEAEATNTGGNLGIAGSIGYRNKNLFHNAEVLDVKIKGAIEALPNFNEPTQNKKIFAFNTYEFGPQINLAFKKFLLPNFITKGTSRYFNPRTNLNIGFNYQNRPDYVRSILNFSMGYQWRGSKTQRFFVYPFEINSVYVKPSPAFQAKLDSLNDPRLLYSYDTHLIPSGRFSWIYNNQEVKTNGRFFFIRANMEFSGLILTSLAKPLNLKKDEAGNYKVFDIKYSQYIKPDVDVSYHLQLDPNNSLVYRIAAGIGFPVFNSKALPFEKSFFAGGANSLRAWSARTLGPGSYQKLVNIEQSGDIKIEANIEYRSFLLRLLEGAQLEGAAFVDAGNIWTRNFDAARPGSQFEFANVIKEMGLGAGVGLRFNFSFFILRIDAAVKLRDPSLDLSQRWVYPNQKFQIGDITPNLAIGYPF
- a CDS encoding M2 family metallopeptidase, translated to MKKAIWFLAIGVMLVACKNESAEHQQQVQKYLDDYNAKYKSLYSASSEGQWSVNTHIVEGDTMNAYTSRIADEAIAKFTGSKENIDRATEYMKWEKDLTPLQVKQLRKVLYLAAGNPESAEETVKELIKAGTAQTEHLYGYKFLIDQKEVTPNDIDSILAEVKDTTARRKAWESSKAIGATLKPGLMNLRDLRNKVVQGLGYPDYFTYQVSDYGMKTDEMMDMLRKFNKELNPLYRELHTYLRYELAKKYGVKDVPDYIPAHWLSNRWGQDWSEMVTVEGLNLDSALKLKDAEWVAKQGEKFYVSLGFPELPKSFWEKSSLYPVAKDAGYKKNTHASAWHMDLDQDVRSLMSIVPNAQWYETVHHEYGHIYYYLSYSNPEVPYLLREGANRAYHEALGSMMGLAAMQKPFAAGLGLVDPNAKMDETKQLLKDALNYVVFIPWSAGTMSTFEYEMYAKNLSPDQWNKRWWEIVKEYQGIVPPTERGEDYCDAATKTHINDDPAQYYDYALSFILLFQVHDYISKNILKQDPHETNYFGNKEVGKFIGDIMKPGSSADWKKLLKDKTGEDLSARAMLDYFSPLMDWLKKENAGRKYTMPEMK
- a CDS encoding DUF4907 domain-containing protein; the protein is MKFTGLILFAFCLFLFSCTLEVGKETNTQTADTVAAKESVSNDQNNNVNNPATTPVSSAVIDSFEVRTFMNQGAPGGYGYDVLMGGKIYIHQPHIPAVAGNNGFPSAESALKTGTFIVTKIRKNIMPPSVTKDELDSLGVL
- the asnB gene encoding asparagine synthase (glutamine-hydrolyzing), translating into MCGISGVIAFNEQGKSSLPKIHDAVACLAKRGPDSNGVYTDKNVALGHNRLSIIDTSAAALQPMSDLTGRYTIVFNGEFFNFREHRDFLISKGIQLRSESDTEVLLHLYILEGERCLERVNGFFAFAIYDKEEETVFIARDRMGIKPLLYFRDANRFVFASEMKALMSLGIPKELDEASMLIYFQLNYIAGPASIFKGVYKLEPGHFIHLNIRHPEKTRQQCYYKIPFPDESTLAISASLSYSQQEQRLRQLMDESVKRRMISDVPLGAFLSGGIDSSIIVSLAAKHTNHLRTFSIGFRDEPMFDETEYANLVAKKCNTDHTVFKLSNDDLFQHLYDALDYIDEPFADSSALNVYILSKETRKHVTVALSGDGADELFGGYNKHEAERRARAGGLTNTLLRSTSSLLKLLPQSRNSKSTDLFRRANRMAEGLNLSTAERYWRWAAFENEEEVSNLMRSGTLSNEYKSRKKEILKYIGKTSDIQDVLYTDMHLVLVNDMLTKVDMMSMANSLEVRVPFLDYTVVDFAFTLPITSKIDANGRKKIIRDAFRNDLPPELYTRKKKGFEVPLLKWFRNELKSLIEDDLLSQSFIEEQALFNYTEIENLKTKLFSLNPGDAHAKIWALLVFQYWWKKWMK
- the mscL gene encoding large-conductance mechanosensitive channel protein MscL, yielding MGFLKEFKEFINKGNVVDLAVGVVIGGAFGKIVSSLVDDIVSPVIGLIIGQTDFGAWKLTMKAGSMGADGKEIPPVTMNVGSFFEAMIDFVIIAFVIFMIVKAVNRMKRKEAEAPSAPPAPTKDQVLLTEIRDLLKK
- a CDS encoding M48 family metallopeptidase, whose protein sequence is MEYTGIQNQKIRNNRNSIILLILFPVLLLAMFWTIFLFIDQKNEVQINFFTQVAPFILIGVGIWFLIAWGLNTTLIQWATGAKALERTENKRVYNIVENLCIANGMKMPAIYIIDDDSLNAFASGINDSSYSVTFSRGLINKLEDAELEGVVAHELSHIRNRDTRMLIISIIFVGVFSFLAEMALRSIRFTGRKSEKGGGLIILVAIVVTALAYFISMLMRFGISRSREYMADAGAAEMTKNPQALASALKKISVDPFIEAVQNRDVAQLFINNPTPSHHRASWDNLFSTHPPIEKRIEYLEQF
- a CDS encoding LemA family protein; the encoded protein is MLIAIVVILLLIVFWVISVYNKLVLLRNTRENAFADIDVQLKQRNDLIPQLVETVKGYSFHEKNVLTKITEARSAVMSASSIDEKIKADNQLTAALQGLKVQVEAYPDLKANQNFMQLQEEIADIENKLAATRRFFNGATKELNTAIESFPGNMIAKQFGFSRQTMFDLGTDKRTQLDEPPKINFTS
- the lpdA gene encoding dihydrolipoyl dehydrogenase, encoding MNYDVIVIGSGPGGYVAAIRASQLGMKTAVIEKAELGGVCLNWGCIPTKALLKSAQVFEYLLHAQDYGVKASGVEADFPAIVKRSRGVADAMSKGVQFLMKKNKIDVISGTAKIKAGKKVEVTGADGKSTLYDAKHILIATGARSRELPNLKQDGKKIIGYREAMVLDKQPKSMVVVGSGAIGVEFAYFYHSLGTKVTIVEFMPNVVPIEDEDVSKQLARSFKKSGIEIMLESTVESVDTSGSGCKVKVKTKKGEEILECDVVLSAVGITSNIENLGLEDVGIITDKGKIVVNEWYQTNMPGYYAFGDVINTPALAHVASHEAITCIEKIAGMHVDPIDYKNVPGCTYCQPEISSVGYTEKAARDAGFEIKVGKFPFTASGKAKAGGNSEGFVKVIFDAKYGEFLGAHMIGANVTELIAEVVVARKLETTGHEIIKSIHPHPTMSEAVMEAVADAYGEVIHI